A region from the Longimicrobium sp. genome encodes:
- the dnaA gene encoding chromosomal replication initiator protein DnaA yields the protein MELTAGEVWTRVLEGARAALPEQAFRTWLAPTEAVAISQDLLVVSTPNPFAVDWVEDKYAELLTGIGERLFGRRFTLSVQFQANGKPAAAPPPPPELAPPPVSVAPPVVHAATAAPAAAAAAAQAGGVRGSVPLNPRYTFDRFVVGNNNQLSSAAAHAVAEAPAKHYNPLFIYGGVGLGKTHLMHAIGHHMLERDGGKRVMYISSERFTNELVSAIQEGSMAEFRRQYRQIDLLLVDDIQFLEGKERTQEEFFHTFNALHDAQRQIVLTSDRPPKDTGLEDRLVSRFEWGLVTDIKPPDFETRMAILRRKVEEDRLTIQDADDVLTFIARNRTSSVRELEGAVIKLLAYSSLTGRPIDLGLAQEALGGVVRPAGSGPGGFEGPSPERVREKVAEAWGTTAEALQSKKRTKDLTVPRQVAMYLTRDLFDLPLVEIGRLFGGRDHSTVIHSIGKVEEDMAGDDAFRKRVEEIRRSLR from the coding sequence ATGGAGCTCACCGCGGGCGAAGTCTGGACACGCGTTCTGGAAGGCGCGCGCGCCGCCCTTCCCGAGCAGGCGTTCCGGACGTGGCTGGCCCCCACCGAGGCCGTCGCCATCTCCCAGGACCTCCTGGTGGTCTCCACCCCCAACCCGTTCGCGGTGGACTGGGTGGAGGACAAGTACGCGGAGCTGCTCACCGGGATCGGCGAGCGGCTCTTCGGGAGGCGCTTCACCCTCTCGGTGCAGTTCCAGGCGAACGGCAAGCCGGCCGCCGCCCCTCCTCCCCCGCCCGAGCTCGCGCCCCCGCCCGTGTCCGTCGCCCCCCCGGTCGTACACGCCGCCACCGCCGCCCCCGCGGCGGCCGCCGCCGCAGCGCAGGCGGGAGGAGTGCGCGGGTCGGTGCCGCTCAACCCGCGCTACACCTTCGACCGCTTCGTGGTCGGCAACAACAACCAGCTCTCGAGCGCCGCCGCGCACGCGGTGGCCGAGGCGCCGGCGAAGCACTACAACCCGCTCTTCATCTACGGCGGGGTGGGGCTGGGGAAGACGCACCTGATGCACGCCATCGGGCACCACATGCTGGAGCGCGACGGGGGCAAGCGGGTGATGTACATCTCCAGCGAGCGCTTCACCAACGAGCTGGTGAGCGCCATCCAGGAAGGCTCGATGGCGGAGTTCCGCCGCCAGTACCGCCAGATCGACCTGCTGCTGGTGGACGACATCCAGTTCCTGGAGGGCAAGGAGCGCACGCAGGAGGAGTTCTTCCACACCTTCAACGCGCTGCACGACGCCCAGCGCCAGATCGTGCTCACCAGCGACCGCCCGCCCAAGGACACGGGGCTGGAGGACCGGCTGGTGTCGCGCTTCGAGTGGGGGCTGGTCACCGACATCAAGCCGCCCGACTTCGAGACGCGCATGGCCATCCTGCGCCGCAAGGTGGAGGAGGACCGGCTCACCATCCAGGACGCGGACGACGTGCTCACCTTCATCGCCCGCAACCGCACCAGCTCGGTGCGCGAGCTGGAGGGGGCGGTGATCAAGCTGCTCGCCTACTCCTCGCTCACCGGCCGCCCGATCGACCTGGGGCTGGCGCAGGAGGCGCTGGGCGGGGTGGTACGGCCGGCGGGTTCGGGCCCCGGCGGCTTCGAGGGGCCCAGCCCCGAGCGGGTGCGCGAAAAGGTGGCCGAGGCGTGGGGGACCACGGCCGAGGCGCTGCAGTCGAAGAAGCGCACCAAGGACCTCACCGTCCCGCGCCAGGTGGCGATGTACCTCACCCGCGATCTCTTCGACCTGCCGCTGGTGGAGATCGGCCGGCTCTTCGGCGGGCGCGACCACTCCACGGTGATCCACTCCATCGGCAAGGTGGAGGAGGACATGGCGGGCGACGACGCGTTCCGGAAGCGCGTGGAGGAGATCCGCCGCTCGCTCCGCTGA
- a CDS encoding PadR family transcriptional regulator: MGLIVEKRMTERGLTVPDLVVLALLSERPMHGYALNAELEWREARDWAGISRPQVYYSLKKLAAEGYVEEAGEAAEPAAGPERRVYQPTAKGTEALAGALERADWATQRPPPAFVTWLALCGHARPGVVREQVARRRAFLERELAKERATLADLEAEPGHLAAPRLMVRLTIRQFETELAWLDEVDAELGTG; encoded by the coding sequence GTGGGTCTGATCGTGGAGAAGCGGATGACGGAGCGCGGGCTGACGGTGCCGGACCTGGTGGTGCTGGCGCTGCTCTCGGAGCGGCCGATGCACGGGTACGCGCTGAACGCGGAGCTGGAGTGGCGCGAGGCGCGGGACTGGGCCGGGATCTCGCGCCCGCAGGTCTACTACTCGCTGAAGAAGCTGGCCGCGGAAGGGTACGTGGAGGAGGCCGGCGAGGCGGCGGAGCCCGCGGCCGGGCCCGAGCGCCGCGTCTACCAGCCGACTGCGAAGGGGACCGAGGCGCTGGCCGGGGCGCTGGAGCGCGCGGACTGGGCGACCCAGCGCCCGCCGCCGGCGTTCGTCACCTGGCTGGCGCTCTGCGGGCACGCCCGCCCCGGGGTGGTGCGCGAGCAAGTGGCCCGCCGGCGCGCCTTCCTGGAGCGCGAGCTGGCGAAGGAGCGGGCCACGCTGGCCGACCTGGAGGCGGAGCCCGGCCACCTCGCCGCCCCCAGGCTCATGGTGCGCCTCACCATCCGCCAGTTCGAGACGGAGCTGGCGTGGCTGGACGAAGTGGACGCGGAGCTGGGGACTGGATGA
- a CDS encoding VOC family protein yields MPKLLAVLLLLAAPAAAAVRPNPTVPEEGPAMTMKKLTPVLVVDRVEPCAEFWTGRLGFRRTAEVPHDGALGFVILEKDGVEIMYQSRASVAADLPALAEGAHRTVLFLEVGDLDAVERAVQGVEVVSPRRTTFYGMHEIAVREPGGNVVVFAQQASGS; encoded by the coding sequence ATGCCGAAGCTGCTCGCCGTTCTGCTGCTGCTCGCCGCGCCCGCGGCCGCCGCGGTGCGCCCGAACCCAACCGTCCCGGAGGAGGGTCCAGCCATGACCATGAAGAAGCTCACCCCCGTGCTGGTGGTCGACCGCGTGGAGCCGTGCGCCGAGTTCTGGACCGGGCGCCTGGGCTTCCGCCGCACCGCCGAGGTGCCGCACGACGGCGCGCTCGGCTTCGTGATCCTGGAGAAGGACGGCGTGGAGATCATGTACCAGAGCCGCGCCAGCGTGGCCGCCGACCTCCCCGCGCTGGCCGAGGGCGCGCACCGCACCGTGCTCTTCCTGGAGGTGGGCGACCTGGACGCCGTCGAGCGCGCCGTGCAGGGCGTGGAGGTGGTGAGCCCGCGCCGCACCACCTTCTACGGCATGCACGAGATCGCCGTCCGCGAGCCCGGCGGCAACGTCGTGGTCTTCGCCCAGCAGGCCTCGGGGTCGTAA